Part of the Fusarium verticillioides 7600 chromosome 10, whole genome shotgun sequence genome is shown below.
ATCGCAGAAAACTGCATTGGGTGTTTCCcgttgttgagatggaggcatTGGCGCTGATCGAGGAGATCAGCGAGAAGGATGGTGATGCTTTACCTTCTACCTTTATTGTGCCGAAACCACTTCGATGCAAACTTATATACACCCGCGAAGTAGAGAGATacaaatcatcatcgctaGGGTCGCAAAAGATTTCATGTGATGTCAGGTATGGTCAAGTTTCTAGTATTCGAGGACGGTCAGTTGGACCTCCATGGCTGTCTTTACCGCCTTACCTACAATAGTCTCATGTCCCCATTTTAGGATGTTGAGCTAAGTGACAGGAGAGCTCCATAAGCTTCCATGAGTTGCAGACCGAGAATGAAAGAAGCTAGAGGCTCCCCTCTGAGTTCGTCTTGATGCTCCTGGCAAAGAAGTTCTGAAAGCTCATGGGGCCAACGAATGATTGTCCACTCTTACTAAACCTCAAGATCTGTAACTGGCAGTCTCTGAATCGCCCATGGACATGCTCTCGAGAGTGAAGAAAAGTCTTTGTGCCTAGTCTCGAGGTCAGGTATATCATCCAAGCTTCAGATGCCTGAAACCGACGTCTATCATTCCGTTGCAGAGACAATGGTATCGACCTTCTAAGCTATCCCAACATAGGAACAAATAACCAGGATTGTTCTTCTGCTAAATAGGGGCCTTGTCCATCTGGCAGAGCATGCTCAACGTTATAAGAAATTGAGGGCATGCCCTGATACACCGAGTTTCTCCGCCGGTCTTCAAGATTTTATGATAAATCAAGCGGGTCATCTGCACTAGCTATTTCTGATGCTGGAAAGAGGTTTGCCAGTCAAGTTATCAGATTAACCATAAGAAGCTTCCAAAGGAGGTAAGGGGAGAAACAGGAGGAAGGAAACAAGAACTAACAGATCTTATGATACTCCGTGACAGCGTCCCAGGATCCGAAATTCAGAAAGCACAATATAAAATTATTGTTTCGAGTTAAAATGCAAGTTGATTATTCATTTGGGGCCTGGTCTGATGACTCTGATCCCTCGTACAGATCCTAAATGGTGATAGCCACTTTTGAACGGTCTGAAACGGGAGCTTATTCAAGGCTGCGTTTCGCATCGCCATCCTTTTCATCTAAAGCTCGTGTTTTCTATATAAACGAAACATGCTAGGAATCATAACGCACTATTTACAAGTCCAAGCTTTGGTACGCCCGGCAAACTCAAAAATTATCTGGCATATAAACTAGGGTAGACGTCCAAAATGTCGTGGAAACTCTCCATACTCCGACGTATTTCACGATGCTGTTCAAGGCGTGTATATTGTCGGCATTATTGCCTTCGGCGAtagcagctgcaacaacttgcaagctgccaagaaccGATGCTCACTCAAGTGTTGGACATGGGGTTTCAGGACGACTGTATTTCTAGGACTGGTACGATCCAGGGTTGCATGATCTTTGCCGATTTTTCCGACGCTCAATCACCAGCTTCTGAATCCGTTGAAGAGCTACGCGATCTTCTTATACCGGATGCAGCAAAATGGTACCAGACCGCCAGCTACGGCCAGCTTGAACTCAATATCACAGCCGATACTACCAAGTTCTACCGCATGCCCaaatcagcagcatcttATAAGGGGGAAGAGGGTTTTTAGCGCTGAACAGCACTTGTCCTACATCCAAGATGCTCTCGACGCGTATACAAACAACGGTGCAAGACCAGCACCCGCCGAGACGGACATTCTGTACATCGCGACAACACgcaacaacgacaagatgACCCGAACGCTCGGATCCAGCTTCAGCGTGTCTACACGGAGTCTACACGGAATGGGAAACTTGTCTCCAGAAGAGCTGTCACCTTCGGCGCCGATCCCTACATCTCGTGGGGCTATAAGGCGGTCAATCACGAGACCTGACACTCGATGTGTTTGCCCGACTACTACCCTAATACGCCGGACCTGCCGACTGGCTACTACACCGGAGGATGGAGTATCATAGGAAATGTGGGAGGAGTGGCTCCTGATTTCTTTGCTTGCGATAAATGGAGACATGGATGGTTGGCCGATAAAGCTATTGACTGTGCCCTCAACGTGGCACGACAAAGCATACGTTGACTCccgttgaagttgagggcgGTGTCAAGGCCAGTGTCGTTGCTAAGAACGACACTTCTGCTTTGGTAGTCGAAGCTCGTGTTGCGAAGGGCGTTGATGGGAATATTTGCGCCCCGGGAGTTCTTCTGTATACCGTTGATACAACGCTAGCCATGTCGGAGGGTTCgatcaaggtcttggatgtGACGCCCGGATCGAACGGCTACGGGGATGCCAATGGCGCGGTTGAACGACGGGACTTTGTCGATGAATGGGAAGAAGTCGTTTGAGGCCTCGGGATGGGGAGTCAAGGTTACGCTGATTGATGACAAAAATGACCAGTTCAATATCGAGGTTCAATATTCTTAGGCTCGTTTAGCTAGGGTTACATTGCAGACGAGAATTTGGGGAGAAATACACATCATTTATTGGCTGTACCATCTTGACCTGCAGAATAGATGACATTCACAACCCACGAGTCGTGAAAACCGACGGAATTTACGATCATGACTGGTTATAATCATGACGAAGGTAGTATCGGCCAAGCCAAGTGCCCCCCCCTCGACCAATTCCAGGTCCATGGTTCCGTCACTAGTGGTCGAACTGCCAATTACGGTCCGATCACAAGAACCTTAACGGCCCGTTTGTGGTTCCCCATCGATATATCCGGGGTTTCAAGTCTCCCGATGTTTTGCCATCCAAAGATCCCCGCATGCATTGCTTTATTTGCGATTCCCCATGGGGAATACTCTTGCGTGCATCATTCGACTTGCGATTCAGACCAAAAGGCGGACGGCAGTTGACCTCGGCAAGCGTGAATCTTCGGAATTGTGGTCTAAATAGGGAATGGGCGTGGTATCCCTGGTAGATAATATACGTGATGCATTGAGAGGTTTTGATGGATTTTATGGGAATTCTTCCGCATGACGTTTCTGTTCTCCGCTCAATGGCACTCTAGCCGGAGCTTTGGTCTATGGGTTGACCAAGCTAGCCAAGGCCTTGATTTTCTCCAAGATCCTCGGAATAATAAATAATGTCGAGTTCCTCTAGCAAGATGGTTCTGAGACTTCAGAAGTGTCACGCCAAGCCTTCCTTTCACCATGCCTTCTCTCCTGAAACTGGCCACCGCGGTCGCCCTTCTCACTCAAGGCGTTCTTGGACGACAAGCACCTTCTGTGCGAGTCAAGAACGGTACGCTTGAGGGCAAATATGTCGCTGGATTGGATCAAgacctcttcctcggtgtTCCCTTTGCTCAACCTCCTGTCGGGCAACTTCGCCTTCAGAACCCTCAGCCTTTGAACGAGActttcaaggtcaagaaggtcaCCAAGTATGCGGATTCCTGTGTCGGTTATGGAGTGAGTCTCCCCTCTCATGGTCACGTGAAATCTCTGACACTATGTAGAACAGCGCTGATCAAGGTCCTACGACCTTCAGCGAGGACTGCTTGACACTAAACATCGTCAGGCCTGCTATGTCCAAAGGcagcaagaaggagaaactCCCAGTTGGTGTCTTTATCCACGGTGGAGGTTGGACCATGGACTTTAGCGCCAACGGTGTTTACAACATGAGCTTCATGGTAGAGGAGTCTGTCAAGATGGGCAAACCCTTCATCGGAGTATCCGTCGACTGTAAGTCGACTATCTTTTACCAATTAGACCTGTGACTAACGATCAACAGACAGACTTTCTTTCTGGGGTTTTATGGCTAGCAAGGACATCCTCGATGCCGGAGTCGCCAACCTTGGCTTGAAGGATCAGCGCATTGCCCTGCACTGGGTCAAGGAGAACATCGCTGCCTTCGGTGGTGACCCTTCAAAGGTTACCATCTTCGGTGAGAGCGCCGGTGGTGGTAACGTCGGCTACCAAGCCATGGCGTACGGAGGCGTTGATGAGGGGCTATTCCGTGGTATCATCGCCGAATCTGGAGCTGACGGCACTGACATGAAGAACTACACCGGACCCCAGCAGCGCTACGACACTATTGTCAAGGCAGTTGGCTGCGACAAGGAATCCGATAAGCTTGCCTGTCTCCGCCAAGTTCCCTTCGAGAAACTAAACGccacaaacaccaagatcCAAGGCAGCTTCTACCCcgtcgttgacgatgactttGTCCCCAACTATccctccaagcttcttgccaacggAAACTTCACCAAGGTGCCTCTCATGGCTGGAACTAATGCTGATGAGGGTAGCTTCTTCGGTCTGCCAGGTGTTGACTCCACTGAAGAGGCTGTTTCTAAGCTTCAAGCCACTGGGCTTGATGCTGATACCATTGATACACTCTTGGCTTTGTATCCCAACATCGACGCTCTTGGAATTCCATCGGGCTACCGTTACAAATCAAGCGATCCTGTCAAGAAGCAGTATAAGAGATGGGCTGCCCTACAGGGCGACCAGCTCTTCATGTCGTGGAGACGTGCGCGAACTGATGCTTGGTCTAAGCATAACGTGACTTCATATGCGTACCTGTTCGAGTCTCCAAATACCAACATGCGTAAGTATATCTCTCATGCACTCGAGATGATTTGTGTTGGCTGACATGAAGCGTAGCTGACTACATCGGGACTCCTCACTTTGTAGAAATCGCTTACGTTTTCTACAACATGCTCGGCCAAGGCTACGGcaagggtcaaggtcctctTGTCAACGCATCAAAGGAGGTTCTCGACCTCGCTAAGCTTGTGAGCCATATGTggatcagcttcatcaccgAGCTCAACCCCAACGAACACGGAAGTAAGTTTTTCATGTTGCCTACATGCGCGATGCCAAACTAACCTTTGTAGTTTCCGGTGTTCCCGAGTGGCCTGTTTTCAACAATGGCGGTGGATACGGCGAACATTTCTACTTCAATCCTAATGGATCGATGGCTCAGCCTGATACTCTCCGACTGGCTGGTACTACATTCATGAACTCGGTTTCTGCTGACCAGTATGGACGATAAACTAAAAAGATCtctgctttgctttcttCACTTATATAGTTGTCAATCATCCATTGATGAGTCGGGTACAAATCTTGACACATTATCAATATCGAATATTTTCACAAGCGCTCTATCCGCAGTGACACTCCGCCGCGGCAAGGTCTTATCGGCAAAGGCACGGTTCGGAGAGAGGTCGTTTTCCATTTATTTAAAGTTCAAGGCTGCATTAATGGATGTTACATTGAAGACTATCGAAAGCGTGTCCAAAGTCAACCAACACGATACCCTGGGCGTTTGAGTGCACTAACCAATGATGAATTGAGTTTATACCAGGGGCTCACCACGAGCTATTGCTACCTAGTCGCGGCGTGGCGCTGCTTAAGACGATGAGATGCGGGAGGATCACCCTTAGCCTGGAGTATAAATCGTACGACTCTGTATGGTCAAATGTAGTAATTGTGCGCGAATTGCGCAGTTTCTCGTGTTGGCCTATGAGCATTTTGTTGGCCAACTCGTATCGTGGCATCAATACTGCACGCGGCCACGAGAATCATTGTTGGTTAATGACGGCCGGTTTAGCATTTGTGCCAACAGGGTATTGATGCACGCTTTGACAAGACCCTTGCCATGGCAGCAAATCAAAGAACCTTCCCACAATTGTTGGTCGAGACTCAAGAAAGTACGTCGATTTTGCTCAAACGACGTTACATCTCGATTATGCGTGCCGTGCCGGACCATGTGTTGGCATGCAGCTAAATTTCTTCAACAGATCCGGTCCAACCTAGACCCCTGCATCACCTTCTCTTTGCAGTCAAGGCCCATCGCTGCACGAGGCTTGAAAAATGCTGTATGATCGGTGGAATGTGTTCCGAGCTTGACTTGCGTATGTAGTCCACCGAGGCGAGATGGGACGGCGTTTAGTACGCATGATACACGTTAACATGAACATGTAATCACCTGATATTCATGAGGGGGTACAAGACAGGAGTGAATGTACCAATGCCAGAGCCTAGCACCTAAGAATAATTGGCAAGACTACAGAAGCGCTGACTGTGTACACAAATGTTaagaggttgacaagctcaGTGCCGAGCCTGAAAATGTGAGAACTGAGCAGTGAGATTCGACTGAGGCCAGCCAGGCCGGACAATTGATAATCAATGATCGACAATATCATCAACTGACAGCAAAGCTTGGCAGCGCGGGATCGTCCAAGAGAATACAGGCATATACCGCGCACCAATGATATCCCTCCACAGAAGCATACACTTTGAACGTTAACTATCATCACTGCGTCATGCATATACTGCCACTTTACAGAAGGACCAACGCGTACAGTTACCTAGGCCCCCATTctggcttcctcttctccaagaacgCCTTGACACCCTCTCGCTTATCCCGCGTCCCAAACGCAAAGTAATACAAACTCCTCTCAAACTCATGATCGACCCCCAAACTATCAGCTATGATGAGCATGTTAGTCAACGTGGCATACGAAACTACATGATGACCACTTACATCTACAGATAGCCTCCTTAGCCAAGCCCAGCGCCGTGGGGCTCAGGGCCGCAAGCGTCGATGCATGATCCTTCACAACGTGCTCGAGGACTTTGCCGCTCTCATACAGCTGCGCGACAAGACCTACGGACCGGGCCTCTTCCGCTGATATGGGCTGACCAAGGAGGATCATCTGCATGGCCTGTATCACGCATGTTAGGGTAACACGAGGcttttgggggggggggggggggagggggggacGCACCTTGTACTTTCCCACGGCGTTGGTCAGACGCTGTGTACCACCAGCGCCAGGGATGAGACCAATCTTGACTTCTGGAAGACCGAAGCGGCTTCCGTCCGCGGAAAAGATCAGGTCACACTGTGAGACGTCAGCAAACCCACGGGTTCCGTCCAcggaagggaagggaaaaaaggCTCAACTCACCATGAgagcaagctcaaagccCCCTCCGAGCTGTCAATCCCCAGCAAAAGTATCGTCAGTCTAGCCTCAACCAACACCTCGGGTACCGTAGTCAAAAGAACTAAACTCACCGCCATtccctcaacagcagctaTCAAGGGCTTGCGCACGGCCTGCATCCCCGAGCAAAGGTCCGCCAGATAGCGGCAGCCCCGCGCGTCTTCCGCATCGAGCCGCGAGATCTCCCCGATATCAGCTCCCGCTAAAGAAATCATTGGTACGTCAGTTCCAGTTCAGCTTAGCCCTGCCACTAACTTGGAGCGCGACAAGTGCCGGGGGGGCTCTATACCCCTGTGGCGTGTGGATTCACCCATGGGTACCCGTACAGAGTATGGGTATGGGTATGGGTATGGGTAGGACAGGGTACAGTACcgcagaagaaagaagagctgCCGGTGATGACAATGACTCGCACGCCATCGTCCTTGGACGCCGTGTTCAGCTGTTCCAGAAACACGGTAATGAGCTCCTGCGAGAGGGCGTTTCGCTTGGAGGGTCTGTTTAACGCGAGGACGCGTACGCCGTCTGCAGGCGTCGACGCAAGGACCAATTGCTCCTCCATGATCAGTTCGATATCGATGACAGAATCgtaagagagagagaagaaaaagtgTAGCTGAATGCACTGCACTTGGCAAGATTGACCGTCTTGTCGGGTTGCGTTGGATCAAATAGTTCGGGTACGTCAATAACGCGAGGTTAGCCGCGTCGATCACTCAATCGATAGTGGGGGGAGTGTCTTTGATTCAACTGAGACATGGCTGGGATCAACCCAGCAAGCAGAAAGAGCTGCAGCCTGCGCTGCACAGAGTAGAGTGAGACACTGCAGATTTTTGGTGTTGGCTGAGGCATATTTTGAAAGGGCGGTGGTTGGGGACTAATTCCACGTCGGGAAGTATTGCTGAAAATCTCGTAGTTTGCTGTTTCTCGTGTCGATCTTGGTGTCTGTCATTCCGTTGGCTTGGTCCGAGTGTCGAGCCGTTCGCATGCTTAGCTCTTAGGCCCGATGATCGTTTTGTTGAGTAAGATTTGACTGATAGATTTCGGTGAGTCTGAGAAAACCTGTTCAAACCTGTTCAAAGGAGCCAAATACttgtttttttctctttaTAATCTATATGGTATAGGTGATGAATAAGCTATCTGTCATTTAGGCTTATCTGGAACAACCTCATTCGAGAATTGCGGCACAGCTTACAGCCCAACTCCACCTCATATCATCTCGGCTCATGTGAGATTTTGCAGATGCCGAACTCAGATCCTGCAGCTCCCGCAGAACCCGCGTGCTAAAGATGTCTTGGCCAACCCTTGTATCCACAGCCACGGAACGgagccatgaccatgaccataGCCAGGGCAGATCCCTCTCTACATGCGGGCCTGCGGGCCTACGGTACGTACGTAGGTATTTCTGctgtacctacctacaggGGTACGCACGCAGACCACATCACACGCCTCGTTGTTCTTTTCGGTCAAAGACCTCGATGAGTTCAGGTACATTACCAACTTACCCCAACTGGGACCAACGGACCCAAAGCAAATTCAGATTCTTGCCCCATCTGTCATGTGCGTATACCTGTTGAGCTGTCCCTCTTTTTCGACGCTATCAAGGAACTACATGCCTTAGCTTGGCAGGTGGTTTCTTGTTTGCCAATAGATTTTTACCGTATTAGGTCGACTCCGGAGTTTCGAAAGGCGGATCCTTTCTTGTATCTCGATAGAGGAAAAAAAGACGCACTCTGGGGGCGGTTGGGGGGGCGTACTCGCTCCGAGGTGCAACTTGGAAAGGCAGCTGACTGGTTGACGATCCATCGGTTGCTGGTGTTGGGTCTATCCTGCCAAGCATGACGAGAAGGCTGGGTAGTATTAGGAAAAAAGCGGAAGAAGGGCTTTGGCTCTATTTAAGAACAGACCTTCTTTTTGTGTGTGGAGAGATGTTTCTTATGCAACTCCTTAATTTCAAATCTTTGATGCACAATCTCCCGCCATACCCTACTCAATCTATTTGAGTTTATTTTCTATTTGGAATTGTACGACGATCCTCATCTTATCTTGCACACGCCTCCAGATCTTAGCTGCCATGGCATCATCTGTGCTTGACGTCTCATCCCCGCGGGGAGCTGCCGTGCCAATCTCGTTTACACGAGGTACATGCAGTAGACCTAACTTCTCGACTGTCACAGAGGCATTCTTCCACTATGCCACCACGCAGCCTTCGGCAACTGCGGCACGAGATCTCTCTGCCGAGCCAGCTGTTGAGATAAGCTATGGCGAGCTTGCTGAACGAAGCATCCGGTTGGCGCAACGGTTACGAAGTCTGGGCGTCATGCCGGGACATCGTGTGCCGCTTGTTGTCAAGCGCGGTGTTGGTATGTTGGTTGGTATACTTTCTATCTTGTCTTGTGGAGCTCAGTATGTTCCTCTTGACGGAGGCGTAGTGGCAGAGGAGACCTTGCGGTTTGTGTTACAGCAGACTGGTGGAAGGATAGCTTTGTCTTCAAGCGCTACGGCACATCGTATCTCGAGCACGGATGTAACAgatgttgtcatcatcgaggatgaagacggtAGCAGACAGAGTGACGAAGACTTTACTCCATTGAGTAAGCCTGAGGATGGCTGCTATGTGATATATACATCAGGTATGTTAGTATATCTTCATAACTCTTCATAAGACTAATAAGTACTAGGCACAACAGGTACACCAAAAGGAGTCGACATCAGTCACAACAATGTAACAAACTTGTTATGCCAAGCACCGGGAAACCTGGGTATTGGTCCAGGAACATGTGTCGGCCAGGTGTTGAATGTCAGCTTTGATATGGGTAAATAAACCAAGTATTCAAGACAAAGGACTATGCTGACATGCCATTTGAAGCTGCTTGGGAGACTCTTGGTTGTCTATCGAATGGCGGAACCTTGGTCATGCGGGGCTCTGACTGGTCAAAGGCCCTAAAGCAAGTGAGTTTACCATGTCCAAGTGTTGAGCTAGTCACTGACTATCATAGATTGATGTCCTTATCTGCACTCCAAGCATTCTCTCAAAGTACAACCCACAGGACTTCCCAAGATTGAAGACCGTTGCCACAGCAGGAGAGCCTAGTTCTCAACAGTCAGTGCCCTCATTTCATTCCCTCAATTGATTTTCACTGACCTCTCTAGACTCGCTGACCTATGGGCATCTCACATCTCATACTTCAACTGCTACGGCCCAACAGAAActaccatcgtcaacaccatgcACCAGCACCAAACGGGCCAACCTCTCTCTATCGGCAGACCAACACCAGGAAATAACGTTTATATCCTAGACGAGTTTCTTGTACCCGTGCctgttggagaagttggtaATATTTGGGCTGGTGGTGCAGGCGTAGCTCGTGGCTATGTCGACTTGCCAGAGAAGACAACTGAGAGGTTCAGACCCGACCCTTTCACTCAAGACGGGTGAGTATTCAAGGCATGATATATTTGAAAAACATGCTGACCTTCAACTCAGTTCAAACATGTACAACACTGGTGATCTGTGTCAATGGAACCCTGACGGTACCCTCCACATCCTTGGTCGGATAGACGACCaggtcaaagtcaaaggctTCCGCGTCGAACTCGACGGCGTAACAGCCTGCATAAAATCCTGCCCCTCCGTCCAGTCCGCCACAgccctcctcatcaacaatgagaTCCACGCCTTCATCACCCCCAACCACTGCCCCATCAACGTTGTCGAAGCCCATCTCAAGACCCTCCAGCCTTACTACGCCATGCCAACACACTACCACCAACTAGATAGTCTTCCCATGACTCCAAACGGAAAGATTGACAAGCGCGctctgaggatgaaagagatggtGGAGGTTGATAAACCTAAGCCTGCTGTTCTGCATGCGCGCATGGATTCGAATGCTTCGAGCGCCACACAGCTTAGTTCTTTCTCTGATGCGAGTGATACGACGCTTATTAATGAGCATCAgtatgatcttgagaaggcaCTTCCTGAGAAGGATATGCCTAAGCATGCGAGAGGGCTGCGGCACAGATTGCTCATTGTTTATCGTCGGCTGTTTTCCCTTGTTGgactcttcaacattggTGCTGCTATTGCTCTCCTCCTGACTGGTATCACCAGGGAGTGGATGGGTAACATCACAGCCATCAATCTGGCCACAGCTGTTCTTGTCCGTCAAGAATTCGTCATCAACGCCCTCTACACTATCACATGTAGTGTCCCCAAAACCTGGCCTCTTGCAATTAGGACCCGATGTGCCAAGATCTATCATCTCGGTGGCGTTCACTCTGGTGCAGCTGTCAGCGCAGGAGCATGGCTTCTTGCAACAAACATCGCCGACATCGCTTGTTCGTTCGGAAGCTGTGCCAACTGGGGTAACTTATCCATCGCTTCTCAAACCatctcttggatcttgtcTGCCATGTTCGTTGGCATGATCGGAATGGCTTGGCCTTCAGTCCGTAAGCGGTATCACGATCTCTTCGAGAGAACTCACCGCTTTTCTGGATGGACTATGCTCGCCCTCTTCTGGGTGCAAACCGTGCTTTCAGCCCACGACAACACCCCTTCTGGTACTACACTTGGAGAATCCTGCGTCAAGTCGCCTGCCTTCTGGTTACTGGCCGTCGCAACAGCCAGTGTTGCTTCTTCCTGGTGCTTCCTCCGAAAAGTCCccgttgaagctgagaaacTCTCCGACCACGCTATCAGACTTCACTTTGACTACACTGTCCCTGTCAACGGTTCTTTCACCCGTCTCTCTCACAAACCCCTCAAGGAGTGGCATTCCTTCGCCACCATCCCGGCTCCCGAAGCCATCAACGGCCGATCAAAGGGCTACTCCCTTGTCGTCTCTAACGCCGGCGACTGGACAAAGTCCACCATCCAAGACGGCCCCTCTCATATCTGGACACGCGGTGTCCCAACATGCGGAGTCATGCGCATCGCGACCCTCTTCAACCGCGTCGTCCTCATCGCAACAGGTTCCGGCATCGGTCCTGTTCTCGGACATATCCAAAACCCAACATGTCCCACACAACTCATCTGGTCAACCAAGAACCCTGAAGAAACTTTTGGGGAAGAAATCTGCCAGACTATCAGCAAGCGCATTCCTGATGCTGTCATCCACGATACTAAGAAGCTTGGGAGACCTGACCTGGTGAAGATGGGTTACAATCTGGTAAAGGCTTTCAAAGCTGAGGCAGTTATCATCATTGCG
Proteins encoded:
- a CDS encoding enoyl-CoA hydratase, which codes for MEEQLVLASTPADGVRVLALNRPSKRNALSQELITVFLEQLNTASKDDGVRVIVITGSSSFFCAGADIGEISRLDAEDARGCRYLADLCSGMQAVRKPLIAAVEGMALGGGFELALMCDLIFSADGSRFGLPEVKIGLIPGAGGTQRLTNAVGKYKAMQMILLGQPISAEEARSVGLVAQLYESGKVLEHVVKDHASTLAALSPTALGLAKEAICRSDSLGVDHEFERSLYYFAFGTRDKREGVKAFLEKRKPEWGPR
- a CDS encoding enoyl-CoA hydratase, which gives rise to MEEQLVLASTPADGVRVLALNRPSKRNALSQELITVFLEQLNTASKDDGVRVIVITGSSSFFCAGADIGEISRLDAEDARGCRYLADLCSGMQAVRKPLIAAVEGMALGGGFELALMCDLIFSADGSRFGLPEVKIGLIPGAGGTQRLTNAVGKYKAMQMILLGQPISAEEARSVGLVAQLYESGKVLEHVVKDHASTLAALSPTALGLAKEAICRCKWSSCSFVCHVD